The Streptomyces rimosus genomic interval CCAGCGGGCCGCCTCCCCCTCCCAGCGCTCCAGCACGCTGACGTTGTCCAGCGCGCCGAAGCCGCTGGTGCCGAGGAAGCCCGGCCGGTCCGGGGCGACCGGCCGGTCGAGCCAGAGCCGGGAGACGAGGAACGGCGGCGCGGTCCGCAGCCGCCGCACCCGCTCGCGCCAGTCCGGGTCGCCCAGCCGGGGCGAGGCGGCGACCAGGCCGCGCAGTCCGGCGGTGTCGAGGGCGAGGACCACCGCGTCGTGGCGCGCCGCGCCGTGCGAGCCCAGTACGGTCACGCCGCCGTCCGGGCGGGGCTCGACGGTCTCCACCGCGCAGCCGGTGTGCACCGCGACGCCGTGGCCGGTCAGGTAGCGGCCCAGCGGCTCCCACAGCGCCTGCGGGAACGGTTCGTCGGGTACGTCGAACAGCAGCCCTTCGCTGGAGCCGAGGAAATAGATGTGGAACATCAACGCCATTTCGGCGGCGGACAGTTCCCCGGGGTCGGCGAAGAAGCTGCGGGAGAAGACCTCGAACGCCAGGTGGTGCGCCGCTTCGGGGAAGCGGATGCGGTCCAGGAAGTCGCGTGCGCTGACGCCGTCCAGACGCTCGTAGACCCCGGGTGTACGGACGTCGAGCAGTGGCAGCGCGGCGCGCGGGTTCATCCTGGCCATCTCGCGCAGGGTGAAGGTCGGGCTGAGCAGGGCGAAGCCGAGCGCACTCCACGGCGGGGTGCGCGGCACATGCGCGAAGCTGTCGCGCAGGCCGCTGCTGTGGCGCAGCGGGTAGTCGGGCAGCCCGGTGAGCATGCCCAGCGCCGGGTCGGCCCGGCGCAGCAGGCCCCGCAGGTTGTAGTACTGGCGGAAGAAGGCGTGGAAGCCGCGCGTCATCGTCGCGCGGAAGCCGTCGGCGAGCTGCACCTGACGGCCGGACAGCCGCCCGCCGAGGCCCGCCTCCCGCTCGTACAGCGTGACCCGTACGCCCCGCTCGGCCAGCGCGGTGGCCGCGGCGAGCCCGGCGATACCGCCGCCGATCACCGCCGTGTGCGGCGCCTCGCCACTGATCCCGGCCCGGCCCGGCGGGGGCGGGACGACGCGGGCCCGCCGGTCCCGGCCCCGGCGCGGCGCGGCGGGGCGGGCGGAGCGGCGGGAGCGCCCGGCGGCGGTCGGTACGGCGTCAGGCGGCGGGGTCGTCATCGGGCGGTCTTCTTCCTGTCGGGGGCGGGGCCTGCGTGCGGGGGTGTTACGTACGGGCCGGGCGCGCGGGCGGGCGGCGGCGCAGCCTGGGCAGTTCCGCCACGGTGCGCAGCATGGGCCGTACGGGAGTATGCAGGCCGATGGACAGGTCCTCGCGCAGGCGGGTGCCGCCGTCCAGGAAGCGCAGCAGCCGTTCCATCGGTACGCCGCGGAACAGCCCGGTGAAGAAGTCGGCGCCGTCGATGCGCCCGCTGTCCAGGGCCCGTAGCAGGACCGCGTCCATCAGCCGCGACCTGGCGGAGTGCGGGGGCGGCGGGGCCGGGGTACGGCCTTGGTGGAAGGCGGTGGCGATGGCCCGGGTCTGGCGCTGGACGGCGGCGAAGGTGTAGCCGGTGGACGGCCGGGTGGCGCCGCCGGCGGCGCCGATACGGAAGACGCGGGGCCCGGCAGCGCGCGGGAAGCGCGCGTCGGTCATCGGGATGACGCCCTGCTCGGAGGCGGTGATGCGGTACGGGCCCAGCGCGCGGACCTCCGCCAGGTAGTGGCGCAGCGCGCGGTGGTAGGCGGCCTCGTCGAGCGGGGCGGCGGAGAACTCGGTGTACTCGGCCAGCGCTTCGTACGGGCTGAGCGGAAGGACGTAGCCGAACGACAGGCCGTGGTCCGGCTGCGGGGTGCGGAAGTCCATCAGGTCGGCGGTCGTGGGGTCGAACTCGGGGCGTTCGGTGCGGATGAACCAGCCGTGGAAGTGCTGGAGGAGGGTGGTGCGGGCGGGCGGCAGGGCCGGGAGCGGCCGGGAGTCGAAGACCCAGCGGGCGCGCAGCCGCAGCGGGCCGCCCTCCGGCGTCACGCCGCGGACCTCGGCGCCGTCCGGCAGCGCGCGTACGTCCTCGACCACGGCCGTCAGCCGGTCCGCGGCCGGTGTCGCGGCGAGCCGGGCCCCCACCAGCTGCTCGAACGCGCCGGAGCGCATCATCTTGTACCGCAGCGGCCCGGGGCGCCCGGTGACCTCAGCGCCGTCGGCGCCGTGCACGCGCAGCCGGTCCCAGGAGGCCGCCAGGACGCCGTCGTACTCGCCGCCGGGCACCTCCCAGTAACACCAGGTGCGCTCGGGGGGACGGAGCGGTCCGGGCGGCGCGTCCACGACGGTCACCCGGGGGCCGCGGGCCCCGGGCAGCGGGGCGCAGAGCCGGTGGGCGAGGGACAGGCCCGCGGCGCCGCCGCCCACGACGGCCACCTCCGTGTCGTACACGCCGACTCCCTCCCGTCCTGCCCGGCACCACGTCCGTGCCCGCACCGCGCCGACGGGCACACCAGGTCTTCGGGTGCCCGTCCGCACGGTTTCTACCGGGGGAAACGCCGTCCCGGCCACTACCACGCCGGTCGCCGGGCGAAGCCGCCCGATCGGAAGCCCGGCCCGCATGCGGGCCGCGGAACGGAGAAAGCCCCGGCCAGACGGGGGGAGCTGGCCGGGGCAGTCGGGGCACGGGCGGGACGCCGGTCACCTGATCGGCGAGGGTCCATCAAGCCCGTGGTCAATTGAACGATAAACCACCGAACGCCTTTCCGCCAAACCGGACGGATGTGACGCATATCGCGCACCCGTCGGCCGACCCCGACGCACACCTCAGCGCCCCCGATGCCGGGCCTTCGCCTTCTCACGCGCCCGCGACCTGCGCCGCTCGTCCTCCGCCGCCCGCCGCCGCTTGGCCGCGGCCCGGTTCTCGGTCTTCGCCTGCGCGAAACTCCGGGCGAGGGCTTCCTGCGCGGCGGTACTCAGCGGGCGGGCCGCCTGCTCCCGGGCGGCGGCGCGGGCCAGCCGCTTCGGGTTCGGACGGTACGGGCGCGCGGCGCGTACGCGTACGCCGTCCGGCCCGGCGATCTCCAGAACGCCGACCCAGTAGGGGTCCTCGAAGAACACGGTGAACGTGCTCGGCATGGTGTTGTCCTCCCATGGTGGTGCGTGAGAGGACGAACCGGACACCCTGGGAGGGAGGTTACTGACCCGTACCCTGCGAAAGGGGAGGGCGCCCGGACTACCGACCGGGCCGTGTTTTCGTTCGTCCTGTGCATGATCCAGGTCCAGCCATCGATGGTGCGGGCTGCCGCCTCTCCGGACAACCGGTTTTCGTACGGCCACAGCCATACGGCCACCGCGCGGCGGATACTGCCCGCCGCGCGGCGGCCGTCGGGGGATCAGGTGATCAGGGGGAAGGTGTTCAGGCGGCCGGGGCCGGGCGGGCCGCGATGCCGTTGCGCCACAGGGCGTCCACCCGGGCGCGCTCCTGCGCGTTCGGGTTGGTGTTCTGGCAGGACGGGCCGGGGCCGCCGCCCGACATCAGCTCGCTGCAGGGGCCCGAGTAGTGGTCGGGCAGGCCGAGCACGTGGCCCGTCTCGTGGGCCACCACACGGGTGGAGTTGTACTGCTGGTTCTGCCGGTAGTCGAGGAAGATGTAGCCCCGCCCGTGACCGTCGGTGCTCGCGTAGGAGCCGCGGGCGTCGTTGCCCTCGCGGTACGTGAAGTCGGCCCGGGAGCCTTCCTGGAGCTTCACGTTGTTCACGGAGCTGTTCCAGATCTGCGTGCTGCGCGCTATCTGGCTGCGGAAGGTGGGCGCGCTGGAGGCGTTGTACGTGACGGTGACGGCCAGGACGCCGGGGTTGGCGGCGCGCTTGGCGGCGGCCGCCTTCATGACGGCCTGGAAGAACGCCTTGTTGGCCTTGGCTTCCTCGGCCGAGCCGGCGTACTTGGCTATGGAGGCCGCGGTGGAGACGCTCGCGCCGGAGGGGGCGGCGGGAGCGGAAGCGGCGGTGGCGGGGACGGTACCGAGGGAGGCGGCCAGGCCGAGGCCGAGCACGGAGGTGAGAACCGTACGCATGGGTCTCATGGGGGAAACCTCTTCATCCGTGGGAGGGATTTGGTACCGGGATTGTGGAGGAATCAAGGTCCCCATGGATGACAGCTATTGGCGATAGCACGGTGACATCACCCCACCCGCCCGACCGTTCGGAAGGGCACAACAGCCGTGTCGCGACAGGGTGGTGCGGGCGCGGAAGGCGCCGTTCACATCTGCGGCATGGGAACGTGGCACCTGCCCGCGT includes:
- a CDS encoding FAD-dependent oxidoreductase, whose product is MTTPPPDAVPTAAGRSRRSARPAAPRRGRDRRARVVPPPPGRAGISGEAPHTAVIGGGIAGLAAATALAERGVRVTLYEREAGLGGRLSGRQVQLADGFRATMTRGFHAFFRQYYNLRGLLRRADPALGMLTGLPDYPLRHSSGLRDSFAHVPRTPPWSALGFALLSPTFTLREMARMNPRAALPLLDVRTPGVYERLDGVSARDFLDRIRFPEAAHHLAFEVFSRSFFADPGELSAAEMALMFHIYFLGSSEGLLFDVPDEPFPQALWEPLGRYLTGHGVAVHTGCAVETVEPRPDGGVTVLGSHGAARHDAVVLALDTAGLRGLVAASPRLGDPDWRERVRRLRTAPPFLVSRLWLDRPVAPDRPGFLGTSGFGALDNVSVLERWEGEAARWASRTGGSVVELHAYALRTDTDRRAQQDRLLDQLSRVYPETRGAKVVDAQHEWRADCPLFPVGGYQDRPTVRTPDPAVMVAGDLVRTDLPVALMERAATTGFLAANALLARWGVRGQTLWTVPDRGRSAVLRGMARVAGA
- a CDS encoding lycopene cyclase family protein, with translation MYDTEVAVVGGGAAGLSLAHRLCAPLPGARGPRVTVVDAPPGPLRPPERTWCYWEVPGGEYDGVLAASWDRLRVHGADGAEVTGRPGPLRYKMMRSGAFEQLVGARLAATPAADRLTAVVEDVRALPDGAEVRGVTPEGGPLRLRARWVFDSRPLPALPPARTTLLQHFHGWFIRTERPEFDPTTADLMDFRTPQPDHGLSFGYVLPLSPYEALAEYTEFSAAPLDEAAYHRALRHYLAEVRALGPYRITASEQGVIPMTDARFPRAAGPRVFRIGAAGGATRPSTGYTFAAVQRQTRAIATAFHQGRTPAPPPPHSARSRLMDAVLLRALDSGRIDGADFFTGLFRGVPMERLLRFLDGGTRLREDLSIGLHTPVRPMLRTVAELPRLRRRPPARPART
- a CDS encoding DUF2992 family protein, translating into MPSTFTVFFEDPYWVGVLEIAGPDGVRVRAARPYRPNPKRLARAAAREQAARPLSTAAQEALARSFAQAKTENRAAAKRRRAAEDERRRSRAREKAKARHRGR
- the snpA gene encoding snapalysin, whose translation is MRPMRTVLTSVLGLGLAASLGTVPATAASAPAAPSGASVSTAASIAKYAGSAEEAKANKAFFQAVMKAAAAKRAANPGVLAVTVTYNASSAPTFRSQIARSTQIWNSSVNNVKLQEGSRADFTYREGNDARGSYASTDGHGRGYIFLDYRQNQQYNSTRVVAHETGHVLGLPDHYSGPCSELMSGGGPGPSCQNTNPNAQERARVDALWRNGIAARPAPAA